One genomic window of Arvicanthis niloticus isolate mArvNil1 chromosome 24, mArvNil1.pat.X, whole genome shotgun sequence includes the following:
- the Rab35 gene encoding ras-related protein Rab-35 isoform X1 — protein MARDYDHLFKLLIIGDSGVGKSSLLLRFADNTFSGSYITTIGVDFKIRTVEISGEKVKLQIWDTAGQERFRTITSTYYRGTHGVIVVYDVTSAESFVNVKRWLHEINQNCDDVCRILVGNKNDDPERKVVETEDAYKFAGQMGIQLFETSAKENVNVEEMFNCITELVLRAKKDNLAKQQQQQQNDVVKLTKNSKRKKRCC, from the exons ATGGCCCGGGACTACGACCACCTCTTCAAGCTGCTCATCATCGGCGACAGCG GTGTGGGCAAGAGCAGCTTGCTGTTACGGTTTGCAGACAACACCTTCTCAG GCAGCTACATCACCACAATTGGAGTGGATTTCAAGATTCGGACTGTGGAGATCAGCGGGGAGAAGGTGAAGCTGCAGATCTGGGACACGGCCGGGCAGGAGCGCTTCCGGACCATCACCTCCAC GTATTATCGGGGGACCCACGGGGTCATTGTGGTTTACGATGTCACTAGTGCTGAGTCCTTCGTCAATGTCAAGCGATGGCTTCATGAAATCAACCAGAATTGTGACGATGTGTGCCGGATATTAG TGGGCAATAAGAATGACGACCCTGAGCGGAAGGTGGTAGAGACAGAAGATGCCTACAAATTTGCTGGACAGATGGGGATCCAGCTCTTTGAGACCAGTGCCAAGGAGAACGTCAATGTGGAAGAG ATGTTCAACTGTATCACAGAGCTGGTTCTACGAGCAAAGAAAGACAACTTGgcgaaacagcagcagcaacaacagaacGATGTGGTGAAGCTCACCAAAAACAGTAAACGAAAGAAACGCTGCTGCTAA
- the Rab35 gene encoding ras-related protein Rab-35 isoform X2, whose protein sequence is MARDYDHLFKLLIIGDSGVGKSSLLLRFADNTFSGSYITTIGVDFKIRTVEISGEKVKLQIWDTAGQERFRTITSTYYRGTHGVIVVYDVTSAESFVNVKRWLHEINQNCDDVCRILDVQLYHRAGSTSKERQLGETAAATTERCGEAHQKQ, encoded by the exons ATGGCCCGGGACTACGACCACCTCTTCAAGCTGCTCATCATCGGCGACAGCG GTGTGGGCAAGAGCAGCTTGCTGTTACGGTTTGCAGACAACACCTTCTCAG GCAGCTACATCACCACAATTGGAGTGGATTTCAAGATTCGGACTGTGGAGATCAGCGGGGAGAAGGTGAAGCTGCAGATCTGGGACACGGCCGGGCAGGAGCGCTTCCGGACCATCACCTCCAC GTATTATCGGGGGACCCACGGGGTCATTGTGGTTTACGATGTCACTAGTGCTGAGTCCTTCGTCAATGTCAAGCGATGGCTTCATGAAATCAACCAGAATTGTGACGATGTGTGCCGGATATTAG ATGTTCAACTGTATCACAGAGCTGGTTCTACGAGCAAAGAAAGACAACTTGgcgaaacagcagcagcaacaacagaacGATGTGGTGAAGCTCACCAAAAACAGTAA